In Paenibacillus sp. FSL M7-0420, a single genomic region encodes these proteins:
- a CDS encoding transcriptional regulator, whose amino-acid sequence MQQHTTIQTELAAFLRKEGQTINQFAGISGVNSGTLSSIINGNRPIAMQQLDRITAGMGLPEGAFYELYIDECVVHSAPDWRRLGPFLHRCAELDKLECIRQVVQIIMDNITYAPLLFDTAEEFYGQGKLQAAALLYEGVADTEKYQHSERLALCQYRLFTIRIGQSPEADFRAATRFEYFVERLEEIDQLEALRQLADIYIALQHWEKARLLAEELRHKTSIQYEIRFYKTKKKKELRQAPRPLCFYILYAYWLQSKVCEESGEYERALEYVGLYTEMSWIVEESEEVQQIRAQFSRLGTVYKSLYRLMCGELEALPEVMESIGTSGLGLLDGLLKTVQAANRYGWEVDGLISRFQPLLTPEGAAFGQAEGTPGRETPEQYPVLLYELALYSLKAEKIEQGIRYIFGSLEASAALGSIACVIRCVRLFEQFRPHASAEDQDRYKQLINRVQVAHAEQTVKTQDQL is encoded by the coding sequence TTGCAACAGCACACTACAATTCAAACAGAACTGGCTGCTTTTCTTAGAAAAGAAGGCCAGACAATCAATCAGTTCGCAGGAATCTCCGGTGTCAATTCGGGAACGCTCAGCAGCATTATTAATGGTAACCGTCCTATTGCCATGCAGCAGCTGGACCGGATTACCGCCGGAATGGGGCTTCCTGAAGGAGCATTTTATGAGTTATATATAGATGAATGTGTCGTACATTCCGCACCCGACTGGCGTCGGCTGGGACCCTTCCTGCACCGCTGTGCGGAGCTGGACAAGCTGGAGTGTATCCGGCAGGTGGTTCAAATCATCATGGACAATATTACATATGCCCCGCTCCTGTTCGATACGGCGGAGGAATTCTACGGGCAAGGCAAGCTTCAGGCAGCGGCTCTGCTGTATGAAGGGGTAGCCGACACTGAGAAATATCAGCATTCGGAGCGGCTGGCCCTGTGTCAGTACCGGCTGTTCACGATCCGGATCGGCCAGAGCCCGGAGGCGGATTTCCGTGCGGCGACCCGGTTTGAATATTTTGTAGAGCGCCTGGAGGAAATAGACCAGTTGGAAGCGCTTCGGCAGCTGGCAGATATCTATATTGCTCTACAGCACTGGGAGAAGGCCAGACTACTGGCAGAGGAGCTGCGTCATAAGACATCTATCCAGTACGAAATCAGATTCTACAAAACGAAAAAGAAGAAGGAGCTGAGGCAGGCGCCCAGACCACTTTGCTTCTATATATTGTATGCTTACTGGCTGCAATCCAAGGTATGCGAGGAATCCGGTGAATATGAGCGGGCGCTGGAATATGTGGGCCTTTACACTGAAATGAGCTGGATTGTCGAGGAATCGGAAGAGGTTCAGCAGATCCGGGCGCAGTTCAGCAGGCTGGGGACAGTCTACAAGTCTCTATACCGTCTAATGTGCGGTGAGCTTGAGGCTCTTCCCGAGGTGATGGAATCTATCGGCACCTCCGGGCTTGGACTGCTGGACGGGCTGCTTAAGACAGTTCAAGCGGCTAACCGTTATGGCTGGGAAGTGGACGGGCTTATCAGCCGCTTCCAGCCGCTGCTCACACCGGAGGGAGCAGCCTTCGGGCAAGCCGAAGGAACTCCGGGCAGGGAGACGCCGGAGCAATATCCGGTACTGCTCTATGAGCTGGCGCTGTACTCTCTCAAAGCAGAGAAGATCGAGCAGGGGATACGTTATATCTTCGGTAGCCTGGAGGCTTCCGCCGCACTTGGCAGCATAGCCTGTGTGATCCGCTGTGTAAGATTATTCGAGCAATTCCGGCCGCATGCTTCAGCAGAAGACCAGGATCGGTATAAGCAGCTTATTAATAGGGTGCAGGTTGCTCATGCAGAGCAGACGGTTAAGACACAAGACCAGTTGTAG
- a CDS encoding aldo/keto reductase family protein: MKYRRLGNTGLKVSEIGLGSWLTYGTAAEQKAADECIAAAFECGINFFDTANAYNRGEGEKAMGAALRAYNRSDYVLSTKVYFPMGDGVNDRGLSRKHIMEQCEASLRRLGTDYIDVYFCHRFDRETPVEETLRALDDLTAQGKILYSAVSEWSAAQISQAAGISRRLNLRPLAANQPIYNMFERYIEDEVLEVSAQEGLGQVVFSPLAQGILTGKYKPGQQPPAGTRGADASVNGVIRSYLRDDVLEVVGKLDALAGELDLKLSQLALAWVLRQPGVSSALIGASRPEQVRENAQAVEVVLQPDTLKAIDAILSEVAGFAPAR, translated from the coding sequence ATGAAATACAGAAGACTGGGCAACACCGGACTTAAGGTTAGCGAGATTGGCCTGGGGAGCTGGCTTACATACGGCACGGCTGCCGAGCAGAAGGCGGCGGATGAGTGTATTGCCGCTGCTTTTGAATGCGGTATCAATTTCTTCGATACGGCCAATGCCTACAACCGAGGCGAAGGTGAGAAAGCCATGGGTGCTGCACTCCGCGCGTACAATCGGTCCGATTACGTCCTGAGTACCAAGGTGTATTTTCCGATGGGGGACGGGGTGAATGACCGCGGGTTATCGCGCAAGCATATTATGGAGCAATGCGAAGCCAGCCTGCGCCGGCTGGGCACGGATTATATCGATGTGTACTTCTGCCACCGCTTCGACCGGGAGACCCCTGTGGAGGAGACGCTTCGCGCCCTTGATGACCTTACCGCCCAGGGGAAAATCCTCTACTCCGCCGTCAGCGAATGGAGCGCCGCCCAGATCTCGCAGGCGGCTGGCATCAGCCGCAGACTGAACCTGCGGCCGCTCGCCGCCAATCAGCCGATCTATAACATGTTCGAGCGGTATATCGAGGACGAGGTGCTGGAAGTATCGGCGCAGGAAGGTCTGGGACAAGTGGTCTTCTCCCCGCTGGCCCAGGGCATTCTGACCGGCAAATACAAGCCGGGCCAACAGCCCCCGGCCGGTACGCGCGGCGCGGATGCTTCCGTGAACGGCGTCATCCGCAGCTACCTGCGGGATGATGTGCTGGAGGTTGTTGGCAAGCTGGATGCGCTTGCCGGAGAGCTGGACCTGAAGCTCTCCCAGCTTGCCCTGGCCTGGGTACTGCGCCAGCCCGGCGTAAGCTCGGCGCTGATCGGCGCCAGCAGACCCGAGCAGGTGCGGGAGAACGCGCAGGCTGTGGAAGTCGTGCTTCAGCCGGATACGCTGAAGGCGATCGATGCGATCCTCAGCGAGGTCGCCGGCTTCGCACCGGCGCGATAG
- a CDS encoding cache domain-containing sensor histidine kinase has product MKDLNYFRKQSFSSKLKTAFLAVILLSVLMTGGLSYSISAATLEKNALKLTQDNVVKSAQIIDEKLNKLMLIMMTFMISQPFHDMMRDVVTGDTGRYYTHLNDLDNVFSQARIAEPLIHSIYVSTPIGEFYPSSMNRNRLTEFKDTLLYERIEQEKKNTWVEGHEDMLFSGKERVISLILEPIFDTAVRGVYIIVNIREDGFRKLVSGDTGGGARSFLLNAAGSPVYSVKDPLVLQAVEGSDLTGMISSSRDLSNTFKLGGESYLLNYAHLGIADWTMTTIQSKAGVLKDMIYVKWLLVVVALFAFTVTMMVSGAFTRYLLRPLQGLMKVMRRVESNDLTARFESGSGDELAQVGMRFNQMLEQIVVLIGEVTQAQTNKRSAEIKALSAQMDPHFLYNTLNTIYWKLNLQQVKQSQSMVMSLSRLFQLGLNKGQEITTLSKELEHVRMYLELQCSCYEGLFRYEIFVEDEALVTLPIPRILLQPLVENSILHGFRNRESGGQIDIEVFDEGARWCLKVSDNGAGMDEEAVRALFRRESEKGYAVSNLIRRLQLYYGDSAALRVDSGLGRGTAVIISLPKREEHQDGRS; this is encoded by the coding sequence GTGAAGGACTTGAACTATTTCCGGAAGCAATCATTCAGCAGCAAACTAAAAACCGCATTCTTGGCCGTGATCCTCCTCTCCGTACTGATGACCGGGGGATTGTCGTATTCCATCTCGGCGGCGACTCTGGAGAAGAATGCGCTGAAGCTTACCCAGGATAACGTTGTCAAATCGGCGCAGATTATCGACGAGAAGCTGAACAAGCTGATGCTGATTATGATGACCTTTATGATCAGCCAGCCCTTTCACGATATGATGAGGGATGTCGTCACCGGGGACACGGGCCGGTATTATACTCACCTGAATGATCTTGATAACGTTTTCTCACAGGCGCGGATTGCGGAGCCGCTGATCCATTCGATCTATGTGTCCACGCCGATCGGGGAGTTCTACCCTTCCTCGATGAACCGGAACCGTCTGACGGAGTTCAAGGATACCTTACTATATGAGCGGATCGAACAGGAGAAGAAGAATACATGGGTGGAAGGCCATGAGGACATGCTCTTCTCCGGGAAGGAACGGGTGATTTCACTGATTCTGGAGCCTATCTTTGATACAGCGGTCCGCGGGGTCTATATTATCGTCAACATCCGTGAAGACGGCTTCCGCAAGCTGGTGAGCGGGGACACCGGCGGAGGGGCGCGCAGCTTCCTGCTGAACGCGGCAGGCAGTCCCGTCTATTCTGTGAAGGACCCGCTCGTTCTGCAGGCGGTGGAGGGCAGTGATCTGACCGGAATGATCAGCAGCAGCCGGGATCTCAGCAATACCTTCAAGCTGGGAGGCGAATCGTATCTGCTGAACTATGCCCATCTGGGCATTGCCGATTGGACGATGACCACGATTCAGTCCAAGGCCGGCGTGCTGAAGGATATGATCTACGTGAAATGGCTGCTCGTGGTGGTAGCCCTCTTCGCCTTCACGGTTACAATGATGGTATCAGGAGCCTTTACCCGTTATCTGCTGCGTCCGCTGCAAGGTCTGATGAAGGTGATGAGGCGGGTGGAAAGCAATGATCTGACTGCCAGATTCGAGAGCGGGAGCGGGGACGAGCTGGCCCAGGTCGGGATGCGGTTCAACCAGATGCTGGAGCAGATCGTAGTGCTGATCGGAGAGGTCACACAGGCGCAGACCAATAAGCGCTCGGCAGAGATCAAGGCCTTGTCGGCGCAGATGGACCCCCATTTCCTGTACAACACGCTGAATACGATCTACTGGAAGCTCAATCTGCAGCAGGTGAAGCAGTCGCAGAGCATGGTCATGTCGCTGTCCCGGCTGTTCCAGCTCGGGCTGAACAAGGGGCAGGAGATTACTACGCTGTCTAAGGAACTGGAGCATGTCCGCATGTATCTGGAGCTGCAATGCAGCTGCTATGAAGGGTTATTCCGTTATGAGATCTTTGTCGAGGATGAAGCGCTGGTTACCCTCCCGATTCCGCGCATTCTGCTGCAGCCGCTGGTCGAGAACAGCATTCTGCATGGCTTCCGCAACCGGGAGAGCGGGGGGCAGATCGATATCGAAGTCTTCGATGAGGGAGCACGCTGGTGTCTTAAGGTCAGTGACAATGGAGCTGGTATGGACGAGGAGGCGGTCCGTGCGCTGTTCCGGCGGGAATCGGAGAAGGGCTATGCCGTATCCAATCTGATCCGCAGGCTGCAGCTCTACTATGGGGACAGTGCAGCATTACGGGTGGACAGCGGCCTTGGCCGGGGGACGGCGGTTATCATATCTTTACCCAAACGGGAGGAGCATCAGGATGGACGATCATAG